A single window of Thalassomonas viridans DNA harbors:
- a CDS encoding ISAs1 family transposase has product MTETTISQVFSDLTDPRVTRTQRHPLVNILTISICAIICGCDDFCAIEEYGKSKQDWFSEFLDLSHGIPSHDTFGDVLNRLNPKEFGEAFIRWVSQLGHLNDDIVAIDGKVMRSTLDKASGNPAIHIVSAWSVKNNLCFGQVKVADKSNEITAIPILLKLLDIKGTTITTDAMGCQYKIGDQIVDKEANYLLALKGNQGEFHDDVKFFLETQLAKHFSTVEHSVHKTVDGEHGRVEQRDIWLTTDVDWLIERHPKWNTVKAIAVVDSTRESGGKVSRDKRYYITSHADKSAEFLAMAIRSHWHVENKLHWQLDVSFNEDQNRLRSGHAAENIALMNKVALNLLKNELSAKVGVKNKRLKAGWDNNYMMKVLTVGFKAV; this is encoded by the coding sequence ATGACAGAGACGACTATCAGCCAAGTATTTAGTGATCTAACCGACCCTCGTGTAACTCGAACTCAGCGCCACCCCCTGGTTAATATATTAACCATTTCAATATGCGCCATTATCTGTGGGTGCGATGATTTCTGCGCAATTGAAGAATATGGCAAATCTAAGCAAGATTGGTTTAGTGAGTTTTTAGATTTATCTCATGGCATTCCAAGCCATGATACCTTCGGTGATGTATTAAACCGATTAAATCCCAAAGAATTTGGTGAGGCATTCATCCGTTGGGTTAGCCAGTTAGGTCACTTAAATGATGATATTGTCGCCATTGACGGTAAAGTGATGCGCAGTACGCTTGATAAAGCTTCTGGTAACCCTGCAATACATATAGTCAGTGCTTGGTCTGTAAAGAATAATCTCTGTTTTGGTCAGGTTAAAGTTGCAGATAAGTCTAATGAAATTACAGCCATCCCAATCTTGTTAAAGCTATTAGATATTAAAGGGACAACCATCACAACAGATGCCATGGGTTGCCAGTATAAAATTGGTGACCAAATAGTTGATAAAGAGGCGAATTATTTATTGGCACTTAAGGGGAACCAAGGGGAATTTCATGATGACGTGAAGTTTTTCTTAGAAACTCAGTTAGCTAAGCACTTCAGCACAGTAGAACATAGCGTTCATAAAACAGTGGATGGTGAGCACGGTCGTGTTGAACAGCGGGATATTTGGTTAACAACAGATGTGGACTGGCTTATAGAGCGCCATCCTAAATGGAATACCGTCAAAGCGATAGCTGTGGTGGATTCAACGAGGGAAAGTGGTGGCAAGGTATCGAGAGATAAACGCTATTACATAACGAGCCATGCAGATAAAAGTGCCGAATTTTTGGCAATGGCGATACGTAGTCATTGGCACGTTGAGAATAAGCTGCATTGGCAATTGGATGTTAGCTTTAACGAAGACCAAAATCGGCTTCGTAGCGGACATGCTGCTGAAAATATAGCATTGATGAATAAAGTAGCGCTTAACCTACTTAAAAATGAGCTCAGTGCCAAAGTTGGCGTAAAAAATAAGCGTCTAAAGGCCGGTTGGGATAATAATTATATGATGAAAGTATTAACCGTTGGATTTAAAGCTGTATGA
- the pabB gene encoding aminodeoxychorismate synthase component I, which yields MFFTPLSLQPWAIWLDSCQSGHIDSRYDIIVWQPALTLATYGKTTQIHDPATNRHEQSTDDPLALVKNIQARMFANSPAPENDLPFNGGALGYFAYDLGRRFEALPASAEQDIRLPEMAVGIYQQAVIFDNKNQTYFLVCPEHKRALVEKQIQALLQKKAAPSAPAFSLSSDWQSNMDKANYGERFNRIQDYLRSGDCYQINLAQRFSARYRGDEFAAYLALREKNRAPFSAFMRFEQSAILSISPERFLRLDKGKVQSKPIKGTRPRSSDQETDLANAAALQNATKDRAENLMIVDLLRNDISKTCEPGSVKVPKLFAIESFPAVHHLVSTVEGKLAKGFDGSDLLRGAFPGGSITGAPKIRAMEIIEELEPHRRSVYCGSIGYLSACGNMDTSITIRTLICQDNTIHCWAGGGIVADSKVDCEYQETFDKVEKILPVLSKLK from the coding sequence ATGTTTTTCACTCCCCTGTCCCTTCAGCCCTGGGCCATCTGGCTGGATTCCTGCCAGAGCGGGCATATCGACAGCCGTTACGACATTATCGTCTGGCAACCTGCGCTCACTTTAGCCACCTATGGCAAGACGACCCAAATCCATGATCCGGCCACGAACCGCCATGAGCAAAGCACGGATGACCCGCTTGCCCTGGTTAAAAATATCCAGGCACGCATGTTTGCAAACAGCCCGGCCCCTGAAAATGACTTGCCCTTTAACGGCGGCGCCCTGGGATATTTTGCCTATGATTTAGGCCGCCGCTTTGAAGCCCTGCCGGCAAGCGCCGAGCAGGATATCCGGCTGCCGGAAATGGCGGTGGGCATTTATCAGCAGGCCGTGATTTTTGACAATAAAAACCAGACATATTTCCTGGTTTGCCCCGAACATAAACGCGCCTTAGTAGAAAAACAGATACAGGCATTGCTGCAGAAAAAAGCCGCGCCGTCAGCACCGGCATTTTCTTTATCCTCCGACTGGCAGTCAAATATGGACAAGGCCAACTACGGGGAAAGATTTAACCGCATACAAGACTACCTGCGCTCGGGAGACTGTTATCAGATCAATCTTGCACAAAGGTTTTCGGCCCGATACCGGGGAGACGAGTTTGCCGCTTACCTGGCGCTCAGGGAAAAGAACCGGGCGCCGTTTTCCGCCTTTATGCGCTTTGAACAAAGCGCCATTTTAAGCATCTCCCCGGAGCGCTTTTTACGCCTGGATAAAGGCAAGGTACAAAGTAAACCGATAAAAGGCACACGCCCCCGCAGCAGCGATCAGGAAACAGACCTGGCCAATGCCGCCGCCTTGCAAAATGCCACTAAAGACAGGGCGGAAAACCTGATGATAGTGGATCTGCTCAGGAACGATATCAGTAAAACCTGCGAACCGGGTTCGGTTAAAGTGCCGAAATTATTTGCCATCGAAAGTTTTCCTGCCGTGCACCATTTAGTCAGCACGGTAGAAGGTAAATTGGCCAAAGGCTTTGACGGCAGCGACCTGCTGCGCGGCGCCTTCCCCGGCGGCTCAATCACAGGCGCGCCGAAAATCCGGGCCATGGAGATCATCGAAGAGCTGGAACCCCACAGGCGCAGTGTCTACTGCGGCTCAATCGGTTACCTCAGCGCCTGCGGCAATATGGACACCAGCATCACCATACGCACCCTGATATGCCAGGACAATACCATCCACTGCTGGGCCGGCGGCGGCATTGTCGCCGACTCCAAGGTCGACTGCGAATATCAGGAAACCTTTGACAAGGTTGAAAAAATATTGCCGGTATTGAGCAAGCTGAAATAA
- a CDS encoding fumarate hydratase, producing the protein MAIIKQQDLIDSVADALQYISYYHPIDFIQALEQAYHKEESQAAKDAIAQILINSRMSAQGKRPICQDTGIVTCFVKIGMDVKWDKTDMTVQQMVDEGTRRAYMNPDNPLRASIVADPAGARKNTKDNTPSVVHIDMVAGDQVEVMIAAKGGGSENKTKMVMLNPSDSVADWVVKTIPTMGAGWCPPGMIGIGIGGTAEKAGVLAKESLMDPVDIQELIARGPQNAEEELRLEIYERVNKLGIGAQGLGGLTTVVDVKINSVPTHAASKPVVMIPNCAATRHVHFHLDGSGPADLTPPKLEEWPEITWEVGENVRRVNADELTKADVASWKTGETVLLSGKILTGRDAAHKRIQQLLASGEGLPEGVDFTNKFIYYVGPVDAVGDEAVGPAGPTTATRMDKFTEMMLAETGLLGTIGKAERGPATVESIKNHKSVYLMAVGGAAYLVSKAVKKAKVVAFEDLGMEAIYEFEVEDMPVTVAVDSQGESAHVTGPAIWQAKIEELDTKLQS; encoded by the coding sequence ATGGCTATCATTAAACAGCAAGATTTAATCGACAGTGTTGCCGATGCTTTGCAATACATTTCCTATTATCATCCCATCGACTTTATCCAGGCGCTGGAGCAGGCCTACCACAAAGAAGAAAGTCAGGCGGCGAAAGATGCCATAGCACAAATCCTGATCAACTCCCGCATGTCTGCCCAGGGTAAACGTCCCATCTGTCAGGACACCGGGATAGTCACCTGTTTCGTTAAAATAGGTATGGACGTTAAGTGGGATAAAACCGATATGACGGTGCAGCAAATGGTGGACGAAGGCACCCGCCGCGCCTATATGAACCCGGATAACCCGCTCAGGGCTTCCATCGTTGCCGATCCTGCCGGTGCGCGTAAAAACACCAAAGACAATACCCCGTCTGTGGTACATATCGACATGGTGGCGGGCGATCAGGTTGAAGTTATGATTGCTGCCAAAGGCGGCGGCAGTGAAAACAAAACCAAGATGGTGATGTTAAACCCGAGCGATTCTGTGGCGGACTGGGTGGTGAAAACCATACCGACTATGGGCGCCGGCTGGTGTCCGCCGGGTATGATAGGCATAGGCATTGGCGGTACCGCGGAAAAAGCCGGAGTGCTGGCCAAAGAAAGCCTGATGGATCCCGTTGATATTCAGGAGCTGATCGCGCGCGGCCCGCAAAATGCCGAAGAAGAATTACGCCTGGAAATTTACGAGCGGGTCAACAAGCTGGGCATCGGCGCCCAGGGGCTTGGCGGTTTGACTACGGTTGTCGATGTGAAAATCAACAGCGTGCCGACCCACGCTGCTTCCAAGCCTGTGGTGATGATCCCCAACTGTGCCGCCACCCGTCACGTACATTTCCACCTTGACGGCTCGGGACCTGCAGACCTGACCCCGCCGAAACTGGAAGAGTGGCCGGAAATCACCTGGGAAGTGGGTGAAAATGTCCGCCGCGTCAATGCCGATGAACTCACCAAAGCCGATGTTGCCAGCTGGAAGACAGGAGAAACCGTGCTGCTTAGCGGTAAGATCTTAACCGGCCGCGACGCTGCCCATAAACGCATCCAGCAGCTGCTGGCCTCGGGCGAAGGCCTGCCGGAAGGGGTGGACTTTACCAATAAATTTATTTATTACGTCGGACCGGTAGATGCGGTCGGCGATGAAGCGGTAGGGCCTGCCGGGCCGACCACAGCTACCCGTATGGACAAATTCACCGAAATGATGCTGGCGGAAACCGGTTTGCTCGGCACTATAGGTAAAGCCGAGCGCGGGCCTGCGACTGTGGAAAGCATTAAAAATCATAAGTCTGTGTACCTGATGGCGGTAGGCGGGGCGGCTTACCTGGTGTCCAAGGCGGTGAAAAAAGCCAAAGTGGTCGCCTTTGAAGACCTGGGAATGGAAGCCATTTACGAGTTTGAAGTGGAAGATATGCCGGTGACCGTGGCCGTGGACAGCCAGGGCGAGTCTGCCCATGTGACCGGTCCTGCTATCTGGCAGGCAAAAATAGAAGAGCTGGATACTAAATTACAATCCTAA
- a CDS encoding S9 family peptidase, whose product MKKLSSLAGLSLITLASGLAANAGAETYTVETLNNINRLHNVALSPDGDTLVYGLKKGTASKDNHLYRQDIKSGKVQQLTSHEQSESNVVFSADGQSLYFLSGRSGLSQIWQLPLTGGEARQITDLPLDINGFSLSEDQKTFALSMTVKPGCQSIKCTLDAREADSKKKYNVRTYDQLMVRHWDTWLSEYKEHLFIASLPASGMIKNATDIIPDWQGDIAGIGEVSFHPQGKSLVFSAKQPAKDNAWSTNFDLFELDLATVTSGDIKLTNITADNAAWDAAPVFSPNGRFLAYKAMSTPGYESDKFSIRVRDNVTGQVRDIAKRWDRSVKELVFSDDSRSLFATAEDLGQKSIFAINPEFGDVRNVYNVGSSGDLSIAGDLIVFTRHTLDSPKDVFAINSDGYGFKQLTSVNKDKLAGVKFGEYEQFSFKGWNNETVYGYWIKPANFEQGKKYPIAFLVHGGPQNSFGNMFHYRWNAQLWAAQGYGVVMVDFHGSTGYGQTFTDSIARDWGGKPLEDLQKGLDYIVEDQKWLDGDNACALGASYGGYMMNWIAGNWPDRFKCLINHAGLFDMPSFYGSTEELWFPEHDMGGPVWQGSEDYNKFNPAAFVNNWQTPTLVLQGELDYRVPYAQSLGAFTSLQRKGIDSRLVVFPGEDHHIKNPHNLIVWYDEVFNWLKKYTTKTSD is encoded by the coding sequence ATGAAAAAACTCTCTTCCCTGGCCGGATTATCTTTGATAACCCTGGCATCGGGCCTGGCAGCAAATGCCGGTGCGGAAACCTATACTGTAGAAACGCTCAATAATATCAACCGGCTGCATAATGTAGCATTGTCACCTGACGGCGATACTTTGGTATATGGCCTGAAAAAAGGCACAGCATCAAAAGATAACCACCTTTATCGCCAGGATATCAAATCCGGTAAGGTACAGCAGCTGACCAGCCATGAGCAAAGTGAAAGCAACGTGGTGTTTTCTGCCGATGGCCAAAGCCTGTATTTTTTATCCGGACGCAGCGGTTTGTCGCAAATCTGGCAACTGCCGTTAACCGGCGGTGAAGCCAGGCAAATTACCGACTTACCTTTGGATATCAATGGTTTTTCCTTAAGTGAAGACCAAAAGACTTTTGCCCTTTCAATGACGGTGAAACCGGGTTGTCAGAGCATCAAATGTACCCTGGACGCCAGGGAAGCAGACAGTAAGAAGAAATATAATGTCCGCACCTATGATCAGCTGATGGTGCGTCACTGGGATACCTGGCTTAGCGAATATAAAGAGCACCTTTTTATCGCCAGCCTGCCCGCGTCCGGCATGATTAAAAATGCCACGGATATTATTCCCGACTGGCAGGGGGATATTGCCGGTATCGGCGAGGTCAGCTTCCATCCTCAGGGGAAATCTCTGGTGTTTTCCGCGAAGCAACCGGCTAAAGACAATGCCTGGAGCACGAACTTTGATTTGTTCGAACTAGACTTAGCCACGGTAACATCCGGTGATATTAAGCTCACGAATATCACCGCCGACAACGCCGCCTGGGATGCGGCGCCGGTATTTTCCCCCAACGGCCGTTTCCTCGCCTATAAGGCCATGAGCACCCCGGGCTATGAGTCTGACAAATTCTCTATCCGGGTGCGGGATAATGTCACCGGCCAGGTCCGGGACATTGCCAAGCGCTGGGATCGCTCGGTGAAAGAGCTGGTGTTTAGCGACGACAGCCGCAGCTTGTTTGCCACCGCAGAAGATTTGGGACAAAAAAGCATCTTTGCCATTAACCCGGAATTTGGCGATGTCCGTAACGTGTATAACGTCGGCAGCTCGGGGGATTTATCCATTGCCGGCGATTTAATTGTTTTTACCCGCCATACCCTGGATAGCCCGAAAGATGTGTTTGCCATCAACAGCGACGGCTACGGCTTTAAGCAGCTGACCAGTGTCAACAAAGACAAGCTTGCCGGGGTAAAATTCGGCGAATATGAGCAGTTCAGCTTTAAGGGCTGGAACAATGAAACCGTATATGGCTACTGGATTAAACCGGCCAATTTTGAGCAAGGGAAAAAATATCCTATCGCTTTTCTGGTACACGGCGGCCCGCAAAACAGCTTCGGCAACATGTTCCATTACCGTTGGAATGCCCAGTTATGGGCGGCGCAGGGCTACGGTGTGGTGATGGTGGACTTCCACGGCTCTACCGGTTATGGCCAGACCTTTACCGACTCCATTGCCCGAGACTGGGGCGGCAAGCCGCTGGAAGACCTGCAAAAAGGCTTAGACTATATTGTTGAGGACCAGAAGTGGCTGGATGGCGACAATGCCTGTGCCTTAGGTGCTTCCTACGGCGGTTATATGATGAACTGGATCGCCGGTAACTGGCCGGATCGTTTTAAGTGCTTGATCAACCATGCCGGTTTATTCGATATGCCGAGCTTTTACGGCTCTACCGAAGAGTTATGGTTCCCTGAGCATGATATGGGTGGCCCGGTCTGGCAGGGCAGCGAAGACTACAATAAGTTCAACCCGGCCGCTTTTGTCAACAACTGGCAAACCCCGACTCTGGTGCTTCAGGGGGAGCTGGATTACCGGGTGCCTTATGCACAAAGCCTGGGGGCTTTTACCAGCTTGCAACGTAAAGGTATCGACAGCCGCTTAGTGGTATTTCCCGGCGAAGATCATCACATAAAAAATCCACACAACCTGATTGTCTGGTACGATGAAGTGTTTAACTGGCTTAAGAAATATACGACGAAAACATCCGATTAA
- a CDS encoding M24 family metallopeptidase, whose product MAIGIGGSTQEQELSKLTDMTGDIQGISLAEYQQRIAKAQQLMREQDIAALYINAGTNLAYFTGTQWSPSERMVGALLPAKGELIYIAPWFEQSTLDGYMQVKAPSAPWHEHESPYELLLDLLYDNDISQGRVALDESSPFFLVDSLNQAAKKRVLPLDFVSAAPVTTACRMIKSEAEIALLQRAKDMTLAVHKAAARILKPGITTDEVTRFIYQAHRKVGAVKGSSFCIVLFGGDTAYPHGVKNPKVLEENDMVLIDTGCLLHGYNSDITRSYVFGRASERQRQIWQHEKDAQAAAFAAAKNGLPCESADIGARQYLESQGYGPDYQVPGLPHRTGHGIGLDIHEGPYLVRGDKTKLSAGMCFSNEPMICIYGEFGVRLEDHFYMTEQGPKWFTLPAHSIDDPFGYESGEGA is encoded by the coding sequence ATGGCGATTGGTATAGGTGGCTCAACACAGGAACAAGAATTAAGCAAGTTAACGGATATGACAGGGGATATCCAAGGCATATCCCTGGCGGAATACCAGCAGCGTATCGCCAAAGCGCAACAGCTGATGCGCGAGCAGGATATTGCCGCCCTGTATATCAATGCCGGCACTAACCTGGCCTATTTCACCGGCACCCAGTGGTCGCCGTCTGAGCGCATGGTAGGGGCTTTGTTACCGGCAAAGGGAGAGCTGATCTATATCGCCCCCTGGTTTGAGCAAAGCACTTTGGACGGTTATATGCAGGTCAAGGCGCCTTCGGCTCCCTGGCATGAGCATGAATCACCTTATGAGTTATTGCTGGACCTGCTTTACGACAATGACATCAGCCAGGGCCGGGTGGCGCTTGATGAGTCCAGTCCCTTTTTCCTGGTGGACAGCCTGAACCAGGCGGCGAAAAAGAGAGTTTTGCCACTGGATTTCGTTTCTGCTGCGCCGGTAACGACGGCATGCCGTATGATCAAATCAGAGGCGGAAATTGCCCTGCTGCAGCGGGCCAAAGACATGACCCTGGCGGTGCATAAGGCGGCGGCCCGGATATTAAAGCCCGGCATCACCACGGATGAAGTCACCCGCTTTATTTACCAGGCCCACAGGAAAGTGGGGGCGGTAAAAGGTTCGTCGTTTTGTATCGTGCTTTTTGGCGGCGATACTGCCTATCCCCATGGGGTTAAAAATCCTAAGGTGCTCGAAGAAAACGATATGGTGCTGATCGATACCGGTTGCCTGCTGCACGGCTACAATTCCGATATCACCCGCAGTTATGTTTTTGGCCGGGCCAGCGAGCGCCAGCGCCAGATATGGCAGCATGAAAAAGACGCCCAGGCGGCGGCGTTTGCGGCGGCTAAAAATGGCCTGCCTTGTGAAAGCGCCGATATAGGCGCCCGGCAATACCTGGAAAGCCAGGGTTATGGTCCGGATTATCAGGTGCCGGGGCTGCCGCACCGCACCGGCCATGGCATAGGCCTGGACATACATGAAGGCCCTTACCTGGTGCGCGGCGATAAAACCAAACTCAGCGCCGGCATGTGTTTTTCCAACGAGCCTATGATTTGTATCTATGGCGAATTCGGGGTGCGCCTGGAAGATCATTTTTATATGACAGAGCAGGGGCCCAAATGGTTTACTCTGCCGGCCCATAGCATAGATGACCCTTTCGGTTATGAGTCCGGGGAGGGGGCATAA
- a CDS encoding ornithine cyclodeaminase family protein — translation MKIISAEQVEQQLNFDELIDLLKLGFSRPFSMPQRQSYSLTANKATQEHPAPAGSSRDGFTLLPAWNEEVIAAKAFTYFPDNEKNHKLPSLFSKILLFSRHTGEPLALVDGTSITYWRTAAVSALASRFLSRENSTHLLLFGTGHLARYLLHAHLRVRKLRRATLWGRNSAKVRDLCETFSNLYPEVDFHISSELSREVPTADIICCATGAKTPLFDGKWLSPGTHIDCLGNHLKDARECDSTTVSRARVYVDSLSNCLAEAGELLLPIQEGHFDEKDIVGELADICSGKVSVRQTAEEITLFKSVGTALSDLLSAHLVYQKLM, via the coding sequence ATGAAAATAATCAGCGCAGAGCAAGTCGAACAGCAGTTAAACTTTGACGAATTGATTGACCTGCTGAAACTGGGCTTTAGCCGGCCCTTTAGCATGCCGCAGCGCCAGAGCTATAGCTTAACGGCAAACAAGGCAACGCAGGAGCATCCAGCCCCTGCAGGCAGCAGCCGCGACGGCTTTACCCTGCTGCCGGCATGGAATGAGGAAGTGATCGCCGCTAAAGCCTTTACCTACTTCCCGGACAATGAAAAGAACCACAAGCTGCCAAGCCTGTTTTCCAAAATTTTGCTTTTCAGCCGGCACACAGGCGAGCCGCTGGCACTGGTAGACGGCACCAGTATCACCTACTGGCGCACCGCAGCGGTATCGGCCCTGGCCAGCCGTTTTCTGTCCCGGGAAAACAGCACTCACCTGCTATTATTCGGCACCGGCCACCTGGCCCGCTATTTACTGCATGCCCATCTCAGGGTGCGTAAACTTCGCCGTGCAACCCTGTGGGGGAGGAACAGCGCTAAGGTTCGGGACTTATGCGAGACTTTCAGCAATCTTTACCCTGAAGTTGATTTTCACATCAGCAGCGAGCTTAGCCGTGAAGTCCCGACAGCCGATATCATTTGCTGTGCCACCGGCGCAAAAACCCCGCTTTTTGACGGAAAATGGCTTTCTCCGGGGACTCATATCGATTGCCTGGGCAATCACCTGAAAGACGCCCGGGAGTGCGACAGCACAACGGTGAGCCGGGCCAGGGTTTATGTGGACAGTTTAAGCAACTGCCTGGCAGAAGCCGGGGAATTGCTGCTCCCCATCCAGGAAGGACATTTTGATGAAAAAGACATTGTCGGCGAACTTGCCGATATCTGTAGCGGTAAGGTAAGCGTGCGGCAAACGGCGGAGGAGATCACCTTGTTTAAATCCGTAGGCACGGCATTGAGCGATCTGCTCAGCGCCCACCTGGTTTATCAAAAGCTCATGTAA
- a CDS encoding M24 family metallopeptidase: MIGKNKPNHQGHQQTKQEQQQMKLQQLRQQIFHHDSSALLIFSDINIRYLSGFSGHAATVLLTEKNNYLLTDYRYVEQAKAQTKDFIVICRQREKQSLASLIAELLQKDNSQLLMFESGHICVDQWQQIENEIRCLESIEQIEAVTGAAERLRYIKYDQEITAISQAAQIADQALANIQPLVKEGITERELAIELEYQMALLGSEEVSFATILLFGERSALPHGIPSNRKLKPGDLILIDFGAVMNGYRSDMTRTYVFGKASTEQRQVYRLVRNAQQAALDALKPGIKGHELYQHSADILLASDYKNYVGEGLGHGVGLELHELPFIGPACGQSIEKGCVITIEPGIYIPGWGGIRIEDDVVLTENGMEILTRAPRDLLEL; encoded by the coding sequence ATGATCGGCAAGAATAAGCCAAACCATCAAGGTCATCAGCAAACAAAACAAGAGCAACAACAAATGAAACTCCAGCAACTTCGCCAGCAAATTTTTCACCATGACAGCAGTGCCCTGCTGATTTTCAGCGACATCAATATCCGCTACCTCAGCGGTTTCTCCGGCCATGCCGCCACGGTTTTACTCACAGAAAAAAACAATTATCTGCTGACGGATTACCGTTATGTCGAACAGGCGAAAGCCCAGACCAAAGATTTTATAGTGATTTGCCGTCAACGGGAAAAACAAAGCCTGGCATCGCTTATCGCCGAGCTATTGCAAAAGGATAACAGCCAGCTGCTGATGTTTGAAAGCGGGCATATTTGTGTCGACCAATGGCAACAAATCGAAAATGAAATCCGCTGTCTGGAGTCAATAGAGCAGATTGAAGCCGTGACCGGCGCGGCAGAGAGGCTGCGTTATATCAAATACGACCAAGAGATCACCGCCATTTCCCAGGCGGCGCAAATCGCCGACCAGGCGCTGGCCAATATCCAGCCCCTGGTCAAGGAAGGCATCACGGAACGCGAGCTGGCGATCGAGCTGGAATACCAGATGGCGCTGTTGGGCTCTGAAGAAGTCTCCTTTGCCACCATTTTACTGTTCGGCGAGCGCAGCGCCCTGCCCCACGGCATTCCCTCAAACAGGAAGCTTAAGCCGGGGGATTTGATCTTAATCGACTTTGGCGCGGTCATGAACGGCTACCGCTCGGACATGACCCGCACTTACGTTTTCGGCAAGGCCAGCACCGAACAAAGGCAGGTTTACCGGCTGGTACGGAACGCCCAGCAGGCCGCCCTGGACGCCCTTAAACCCGGCATAAAAGGCCATGAGTTGTACCAGCACTCGGCGGATATCCTGCTTGCCAGTGACTACAAAAACTATGTCGGGGAAGGCCTCGGCCATGGCGTCGGATTGGAGCTGCATGAACTGCCCTTTATCGGCCCGGCCTGCGGGCAAAGCATAGAAAAGGGCTGTGTGATCACCATAGAGCCGGGCATTTATATTCCCGGCTGGGGCGGCATACGTATCGAAGATGATGTGGTGTTAACGGAAAACGGCATGGAAATTCTCACCCGGGCTCCCAGAGACCTGCTAGAGCTTTAA
- a CDS encoding proline racemase family protein — protein sequence MFTEENTTQMLNPKTLRNCAAEKLRQWQPPQNEGANQENTLSIETLECHTGGEPLRIITHGFPELAGSTILAKRRDCRENHDALRRALMFEPRGHADMYGAIVTEAEREDSHFGAIFIHNEGYSTMCGHAVIALAKCAVESGLVAQTGEVTQVVIDVPCGQIRARAFARGKVITRVSFDSVPSFVYARSQSVFVDGIGQVKFDLAFGGAFYAYVQAAELGLELVPKQQEKLIRYGREIKAAVSQNLQVKHPFEEDLSFLYGVIFIDDSPANGVHSRNVCIFADGELDRSPTGSGVSGRIALHVAKGEVPPEQDITIESILGSQFTVQASQQLDYGPYQAVTAEVSGQAFVCGKGLWLINEQDPLKHGFLLR from the coding sequence ATGTTCACAGAAGAAAACACCACGCAAATGCTTAACCCCAAGACCCTCAGGAACTGCGCCGCAGAAAAGTTGCGGCAATGGCAGCCGCCGCAAAACGAAGGGGCAAACCAGGAGAACACCCTCAGCATAGAGACCCTGGAATGCCATACCGGCGGCGAGCCGCTGCGTATCATCACCCATGGTTTCCCTGAACTGGCCGGCAGCACCATATTGGCGAAACGGCGCGATTGCCGGGAAAACCACGATGCCCTGCGCCGCGCCCTGATGTTCGAGCCCAGGGGGCACGCCGATATGTACGGCGCCATAGTGACCGAAGCGGAGCGGGAAGACAGCCATTTTGGCGCTATCTTTATCCATAACGAAGGCTACAGCACCATGTGCGGCCATGCGGTGATCGCCCTGGCCAAATGCGCGGTGGAATCCGGCCTGGTTGCACAAACCGGTGAGGTCACCCAGGTAGTTATCGATGTGCCCTGCGGGCAAATCCGTGCCCGGGCCTTTGCCCGGGGTAAAGTGATCACCCGGGTAAGCTTTGACAGTGTGCCTTCTTTTGTTTATGCCCGCAGCCAAAGCGTTTTTGTCGACGGCATCGGCCAGGTCAAATTTGATCTCGCCTTTGGCGGCGCTTTTTATGCCTATGTGCAGGCAGCAGAGTTAGGGCTTGAATTAGTGCCGAAGCAGCAGGAAAAGCTTATCCGTTACGGCAGGGAAATAAAAGCCGCCGTCAGCCAGAACCTGCAGGTTAAGCACCCGTTTGAGGAAGATTTGAGTTTCCTTTACGGGGTGATCTTTATTGATGACTCCCCGGCAAACGGCGTACACAGCCGCAATGTCTGCATTTTTGCCGACGGCGAGCTTGACCGCAGCCCCACCGGCAGCGGCGTCAGCGGCCGTATTGCCCTGCATGTGGCCAAAGGGGAAGTGCCCCCGGAGCAAGACATCACCATAGAAAGCATTTTAGGCAGCCAGTTCACCGTTCAGGCCAGCCAGCAGCTAGATTACGGCCCCTATCAGGCGGTAACCGCCGAGGTCAGCGGCCAGGCCTTTGTCTGCGGCAAGGGTCTGTGGCTGATCAACGAACAGGATCCGCTAAAACACGGTTTTTTACTAAGGTAA